A single window of Nocardioides kongjuensis DNA harbors:
- a CDS encoding molybdopterin-dependent oxidoreductase — METRRVDQRVGVCNLCEATCGLLLTIEDGVVTGVRGNPDDPLSRGHICPKGVAIGDVHADPDRLRRPVRRIGRGEDARWEEIGWDEALDLVADGLARTVDEHGEDALAIYLGNPNVHSLGSMTHGVALAQSFRTRNKFSATSVDQLPHQVLGHLLYGHQLLLPVPDIDRTSYFLVLGANPMASNGSLMTVPDFPGRLRELRARGGRMVVLDPRRTETAKVADEHHFVRPGTDAWVLLALLHVLFTEGLTRVPAYVDGLAAVEDLVAGFTPELAEQASGVPADEIRRIARDFAAADGAAAYGRIGVSTQEFGTVCQWAVQVLNLVTGNLDREGGVLFTNPAIDAVGRGLIGRGHHDRYRSRVRQAPEFGGELPVAVLREEIETPGEGQVRALLTVAGNPVLSTPDGAALDRAIAGLDFYAAVDIYLNETTRHADVVLPPTTLLERDHYDLVFHLLAVRNTARFTPAVFAKGRDQRHDWEIFRDLYLRVTRRRRRRRKPPLKRRIVAEARMRMSPTFLIGMLLRSGGSQTTLTELRKHPEGVDLGPLRAGQLPGRLRTRSGRIEALPDIVAGDVARLRERALPVDGELLLIGRRHQRDCNSWMHNTDRLTRGKARHQLLMHPADLASRSLSDGSVVTVRSRVGEVQVEVAATEDVMPGVVSLPHGYGHGRAGARLGVAAGVAGVSINDLTDPERLDVSGNAALSGVPVTVS, encoded by the coding sequence GTGGAGACACGACGGGTCGACCAGCGAGTGGGCGTGTGCAACCTGTGCGAGGCCACGTGCGGCCTGCTGCTGACCATCGAGGACGGCGTCGTGACCGGCGTTCGCGGCAACCCCGACGATCCGCTCTCACGCGGCCACATCTGTCCCAAGGGCGTGGCGATCGGCGACGTCCACGCCGATCCGGACCGCCTGCGTCGTCCCGTGCGCCGGATCGGCCGCGGCGAGGACGCGCGCTGGGAGGAGATCGGCTGGGACGAGGCGCTGGACCTGGTCGCCGACGGCCTCGCGCGGACGGTCGACGAGCACGGCGAGGACGCGCTGGCGATCTACCTCGGCAACCCCAACGTGCACAGCCTCGGCTCGATGACCCACGGGGTCGCGCTGGCGCAGTCGTTCCGCACGCGCAACAAGTTCAGCGCGACCTCGGTCGACCAGCTCCCCCACCAGGTGCTCGGCCACCTGCTCTACGGCCACCAGCTGCTGCTGCCCGTGCCCGACATCGACCGCACGTCCTACTTCCTCGTGCTCGGCGCCAACCCGATGGCGTCCAACGGCTCCCTGATGACCGTCCCGGACTTCCCCGGCCGGCTGCGCGAGCTGCGGGCGCGTGGCGGACGGATGGTCGTCCTCGACCCACGGCGCACCGAGACCGCGAAGGTCGCCGACGAGCACCACTTCGTCCGGCCCGGCACCGATGCCTGGGTGCTGCTGGCCCTGCTGCACGTGCTGTTCACCGAGGGGCTGACCCGGGTGCCGGCGTACGTCGACGGGCTGGCGGCCGTCGAGGACCTGGTCGCCGGCTTCACCCCCGAGCTCGCCGAGCAGGCCAGCGGGGTGCCGGCCGACGAGATCCGCAGGATCGCGCGGGACTTCGCGGCCGCGGACGGCGCGGCGGCGTACGGCCGGATCGGGGTGTCGACCCAGGAGTTCGGGACGGTCTGCCAGTGGGCCGTGCAGGTGCTCAACCTCGTCACCGGCAACCTGGACCGCGAGGGCGGGGTGCTGTTCACCAACCCGGCGATCGACGCGGTCGGGCGCGGGCTGATCGGACGCGGGCACCACGACCGCTACCGCTCCCGGGTACGACAGGCGCCCGAGTTCGGCGGCGAGCTGCCCGTCGCCGTGCTGCGCGAGGAGATCGAGACGCCCGGCGAGGGCCAGGTCCGGGCACTGCTGACGGTCGCCGGCAACCCGGTGCTCTCGACGCCCGACGGCGCCGCACTGGACCGGGCGATCGCGGGCCTCGACTTCTACGCCGCGGTCGACATCTACCTCAACGAGACCACCCGGCACGCCGACGTCGTCCTGCCCCCGACGACGCTGCTCGAGCGCGACCACTACGACCTGGTCTTCCACCTGCTCGCGGTGCGCAACACGGCCCGGTTCACGCCCGCGGTCTTCGCGAAGGGGCGCGACCAGCGCCACGACTGGGAGATCTTCCGCGACCTCTACCTGCGGGTGACCCGGCGCCGGCGCCGGCGCCGCAAGCCGCCGCTCAAGCGTCGGATCGTCGCCGAGGCACGGATGCGGATGAGCCCGACGTTCCTGATCGGGATGCTGCTGCGCTCCGGCGGCTCGCAGACGACGCTGACCGAGCTGCGCAAGCACCCCGAGGGTGTCGACCTCGGCCCGCTGCGCGCCGGGCAGCTGCCCGGCCGCCTGCGGACGCGCAGCGGGCGGATCGAGGCACTGCCGGACATCGTGGCCGGGGACGTCGCGCGGCTCCGCGAGCGTGCACTGCCGGTCGACGGCGAGCTGCTCCTCATCGGCCGCCGGCACCAGCGCGACTGCAACTCGTGGATGCACAACACCGACCGGCTCACTCGCGGCAAGGCCCGCCACCAGCTGCTGATGCACCCTGCCGACCTCGCCTCGCGCAGCCTGAGCGACGGCTCCGTGGTCACCGTGCGCTCGCGGGTCGGCGAGGTGCAGGTCGAGGTGGCGGCGACCGAGGACGTGATGCCGGGCGTGGTGTCGCTCCCCCACGGCTACGGGCACGGCCGCGCCGGCGCCCGCCTGGGCGTGGCGGCCGGCGTCGCCGGGGTGTCGATCAACGACCTGACCGACCCCGAGCGGCTCGACGTGTCGGGCAACGCCGCGCTCTCCGGCGTACCCGTCACCGTTTCCTAG
- the arfB gene encoding alternative ribosome rescue aminoacyl-tRNA hydrolase ArfB, with translation MDLDVPRGPGLPAGLVIPDTELVERFSRSPGPGGQSVNTTDSRVELAWDPTTSTVLTDAQRARLLTRTDGPIVAVAHEHRSQHRNRVAARERLAARVRELLAPPPPTRRATKPTRGSKERRLDAKRRRGETKQLRGRVQD, from the coding sequence GTGGACCTCGACGTTCCGCGCGGGCCGGGCCTGCCGGCCGGGCTGGTCATCCCCGACACCGAGCTGGTCGAGCGGTTCTCCCGCTCCCCCGGCCCCGGCGGCCAGTCCGTCAACACCACGGACAGCCGGGTCGAGCTCGCCTGGGATCCCACCACCTCGACCGTGCTCACCGACGCGCAGCGCGCGCGGCTGCTGACGCGCACCGACGGACCGATCGTCGCGGTCGCCCACGAGCACCGCTCGCAGCACCGCAACCGGGTGGCCGCCCGCGAGCGCCTCGCAGCGCGGGTGCGCGAGCTGCTCGCGCCGCCCCCGCCGACGAGGCGGGCCACGAAGCCCACGCGTGGCTCGAAGGAGCGCCGGCTCGACGCGAAGCGCCGCCGCGGCGAGACCAAGCAGCTGCGCGGCCGCGTCCAGGACTAG
- the dapB gene encoding 4-hydroxy-tetrahydrodipicolinate reductase: MSTRVADQGAAERLQVGVLGARGKVGAEVVKAVEAADDLDFTVGVDQGDPIASLVDSGTRVVVDFTHPDVVMDNLRFCVDNGIHAVVGTTGFDDSRLDTLRGWLADSPGTGVLIAPNFSIGAILMMRFSAIAAPFFESVEVVELHHPTKADAPSGTAGRTAELIAAARREAGSAPIPDATSTGLDGARGADVDGVRVHSVRVRGLVAHQEVILGGLGETLTIRHDSLDRVSFTPGVLTGVRRIGSFPGLTVGLEHFLDLG, translated from the coding sequence GTGAGCACACGTGTCGCGGATCAGGGTGCTGCCGAGCGCCTCCAGGTGGGCGTCCTCGGGGCCCGGGGCAAGGTCGGTGCCGAGGTCGTCAAGGCCGTGGAGGCCGCCGACGACCTGGACTTCACCGTCGGTGTCGACCAGGGCGACCCCATCGCCTCGCTGGTCGACAGCGGCACCCGGGTCGTCGTCGACTTCACCCACCCCGACGTGGTGATGGACAACCTGCGCTTCTGCGTCGACAACGGCATCCACGCCGTCGTCGGTACGACGGGCTTCGACGACTCGCGCCTCGACACCCTGCGCGGCTGGCTCGCCGACAGTCCCGGCACCGGCGTCCTGATCGCCCCCAACTTCTCCATCGGCGCGATCTTGATGATGCGGTTCTCCGCCATCGCCGCGCCCTTCTTCGAGTCCGTCGAGGTCGTCGAGCTGCACCACCCGACGAAGGCCGACGCCCCGAGCGGCACCGCCGGCCGCACCGCCGAGCTGATCGCCGCCGCCCGCCGCGAGGCCGGCAGCGCGCCGATCCCCGACGCGACCAGCACGGGCCTGGACGGCGCCCGGGGCGCCGACGTCGACGGCGTCCGCGTCCACAGCGTCCGGGTGCGCGGCCTCGTCGCCCACCAGGAGGTCATCCTCGGGGGGCTGGGGGAGACCCTGACCATCCGCCACGACTCCCTCGACCGGGTCTCGTTCACGCCCGGCGTGCTGACCGGCGTCCGCAGGATCGGGTCGTTCCCCGGCCTCACCGTCGGGCTCGAGCACTTCCTCGACCTGGGCTGA
- a CDS encoding molybdopterin-dependent oxidoreductase: MTPNRMRRRAVLGLPAAGLAGATLGQLGPLASRATAGAPAILKPLPAEAFIDYGTNAETRWESVDPHRYLTPQSRLFVRNHTRTPQVDAASYRLRVHGDGLDDAAGVTLSLADLQRRFRTVEVTSVHECTGNGRSFFDTQQGTKAAGTAWTLGAVGTVTWQGVRLRDVLRWAGLRPDAVSVQGVGLDDEYVDKGQNLGHVRRPFPIAKALDDALLAWGANGEPLLPDHGFPLRLVLPGWVGIASIKWLGELEVSTTELTSPWNTRWYNIGGPLGANPVRSAWELPWDATIPAGRTAVLTGRSWSGAAPIARVEVSTDGGTTWTAARLRPAPGPRAEGHGWTRWAHTWHAPEVGRHELLARATDLHGRTQPDVAAYNPNGYFFDAVVRHPVLVS; the protein is encoded by the coding sequence ATGACCCCGAACCGCATGCGTCGCCGTGCCGTCCTCGGCCTGCCTGCTGCCGGACTGGCCGGCGCCACGCTCGGTCAGCTCGGACCGCTCGCCTCCCGCGCCACGGCCGGGGCGCCGGCGATCCTCAAGCCGTTGCCCGCCGAGGCGTTCATCGACTACGGCACCAATGCCGAGACGCGCTGGGAGTCGGTCGACCCGCACCGCTACCTCACGCCGCAGTCCCGGCTGTTCGTGCGCAACCACACCCGCACGCCGCAGGTCGACGCGGCGTCGTACCGGCTGCGGGTGCACGGCGACGGCCTCGACGACGCCGCCGGCGTGACGCTGAGCCTGGCCGACCTGCAGCGCCGGTTCCGGACCGTCGAGGTCACCTCGGTCCACGAGTGCACCGGCAACGGCCGCAGCTTCTTCGACACCCAGCAGGGCACCAAGGCGGCCGGCACTGCGTGGACGCTCGGTGCCGTCGGCACGGTGACCTGGCAGGGCGTGCGGCTGCGCGACGTGCTGCGCTGGGCCGGCCTGCGCCCCGACGCCGTGTCGGTGCAAGGCGTCGGGCTCGACGACGAGTACGTCGACAAGGGCCAGAACCTCGGCCACGTGCGCCGCCCGTTCCCGATCGCCAAGGCGCTCGACGACGCACTGCTCGCGTGGGGGGCGAACGGCGAGCCGCTGCTCCCGGACCACGGCTTCCCCCTGCGGCTCGTGCTCCCCGGCTGGGTGGGCATCGCGAGCATCAAGTGGCTGGGCGAGCTCGAGGTGTCGACCACCGAGCTGACCTCGCCGTGGAACACCCGCTGGTACAACATCGGCGGTCCGCTCGGCGCGAACCCCGTGCGCTCGGCATGGGAGCTCCCGTGGGACGCGACCATCCCGGCCGGCCGCACGGCGGTCCTCACCGGGCGGTCGTGGTCGGGCGCCGCGCCGATCGCCCGGGTCGAGGTCAGCACCGACGGGGGTACGACGTGGACGGCTGCCCGGCTGCGTCCCGCGCCCGGTCCGCGGGCCGAGGGCCACGGCTGGACCCGGTGGGCGCACACCTGGCACGCCCCTGAGGTGGGGCGGCACGAGCTGCTCGCCCGGGCGACCGACCTGCACGGGCGCACCCAGCCCGACGTGGCGGCCTACAACCCCAACGGGTACTTCTTCGACGCCGTCGTGCGACACCCGGTGCTGGTGTCCTAG
- a CDS encoding class I SAM-dependent methyltransferase, whose translation MVNKIPARIRWAVDFMDVQPNDHVLEIGCGNGAAADLICRRLEGKGKMFAIDRSEAGVDRTKARCAEHIAAGRLTVRQIDLATLRVPVKRLTKVFAFDVNLFWVRDASEEIALLHERLMPGGSVNLFFDTSRPEQVPDILAKASEQLRDGGFRVYIVDSKMPPVIGIIGRR comes from the coding sequence ATGGTGAACAAGATCCCGGCCCGGATCCGGTGGGCGGTGGACTTCATGGACGTCCAGCCCAACGACCACGTGCTGGAGATCGGCTGCGGAAATGGTGCGGCCGCCGACCTCATCTGCCGACGCCTCGAGGGCAAGGGCAAGATGTTCGCGATCGACCGCTCCGAGGCCGGTGTGGACCGCACGAAGGCCCGCTGCGCAGAGCACATCGCCGCCGGCAGGCTCACCGTGCGCCAGATCGACCTGGCCACGCTCCGGGTGCCGGTCAAGCGGCTCACGAAGGTCTTCGCGTTCGACGTCAACCTGTTCTGGGTGCGCGACGCGAGCGAGGAGATCGCCCTGCTCCACGAGCGGCTGATGCCCGGCGGGTCGGTCAACCTGTTCTTCGACACCTCGCGTCCCGAGCAGGTGCCGGACATCCTCGCGAAGGCGTCCGAGCAGCTGCGCGACGGCGGCTTCCGGGTCTACATCGTGGACTCCAAGATGCCTCCCGTGATCGGCATCATCGGGCGTCGCTGA
- a CDS encoding BCCT family transporter, translating to MTRSPSTTPTSILTTPAADVVPHPALDQAVEVDAPVRRGVDPLVFGVAAVVSIAFVVWGLVSTDSLGTASGKALDWVMTNTGWLFVLTSSGFVVFVVWLAMSRYGTIPLGRDDEEPEFRTTSWIAMMFSAGMGIGLMFYGVSEPLSHFVDPPPGTGGDPDAAAQTAMATTMFHWTLHPWAIYAVVGLAIAYGVYRKGRVQLISAAFAPLLGERASGGAGKVIDMFAIFATLFGSATSLGLGALQISSGLEIVGDIGPLGNGVLVAIISVLTVAFVLSAVSGVAKGIQWLSNINMVLAIALALFLFVVGPTVFILNLVPTSLGSYVQDLAMMAARTGAEGPDTEAWLSGWTVFYWAWWLSWTPFVGMFIARISRGRTIRQFVTGVLLVPSVVSVIWFCIMGGTAIDLQRDGTDIAHAGGLEAQLFGTLDALPLATVASILVMLLVAIFFVSGADAASIVMGSLSERGTTEPRRSVVIFWGVATGAVAAVMLLAGGEDALTGLQTITIVAALPFVVIMIGLAAALVRELRTDPMVVRRRYGEEAVEQAVIAGVTEHGDDFVLSIEAVDPEPES from the coding sequence GTGACCCGAAGTCCCAGCACGACCCCGACCAGCATCCTGACGACACCTGCCGCGGACGTCGTACCGCACCCGGCGCTGGACCAGGCCGTCGAGGTCGACGCTCCGGTGCGCCGGGGTGTCGACCCTCTCGTCTTCGGCGTCGCCGCCGTCGTGAGCATCGCCTTCGTGGTGTGGGGCCTGGTGAGCACCGACTCGCTCGGCACCGCCTCCGGCAAGGCGCTGGACTGGGTGATGACCAACACCGGCTGGCTGTTCGTGCTGACCTCCAGCGGCTTCGTCGTGTTCGTGGTGTGGCTGGCGATGAGCAGGTACGGCACCATCCCGCTCGGCCGGGACGACGAGGAGCCGGAGTTCCGCACGACGTCGTGGATCGCGATGATGTTCAGCGCCGGCATGGGCATCGGCCTGATGTTCTACGGCGTCAGCGAGCCGCTCTCCCACTTCGTCGACCCGCCGCCGGGCACCGGCGGTGACCCGGACGCCGCCGCCCAGACGGCGATGGCGACCACGATGTTCCACTGGACCCTGCACCCGTGGGCGATCTACGCCGTCGTCGGCCTCGCGATCGCGTACGGCGTCTACCGCAAGGGCCGCGTCCAGCTGATCTCGGCGGCCTTCGCGCCGCTCCTCGGTGAGCGGGCCTCGGGCGGCGCCGGCAAGGTGATCGACATGTTCGCGATCTTCGCGACCCTGTTCGGCTCGGCGACCTCGCTCGGCCTGGGCGCGCTGCAGATCAGCAGCGGTCTCGAGATCGTCGGCGACATCGGCCCGCTCGGCAACGGCGTCCTGGTCGCGATCATCTCCGTGCTGACGGTCGCCTTCGTGCTGTCGGCCGTCTCGGGCGTCGCCAAGGGCATCCAGTGGCTGTCCAACATCAACATGGTGCTCGCGATCGCCCTGGCCCTGTTCCTGTTCGTGGTCGGCCCGACCGTCTTCATCCTCAACCTGGTGCCGACCTCGCTCGGCAGCTACGTGCAGGACCTGGCCATGATGGCCGCCCGCACCGGCGCCGAGGGACCCGACACCGAGGCCTGGCTGAGCGGCTGGACCGTCTTCTACTGGGCCTGGTGGCTGTCCTGGACGCCGTTCGTGGGCATGTTCATCGCCCGCATCTCACGCGGTCGCACGATCCGGCAGTTCGTCACCGGCGTGCTGCTCGTCCCGAGCGTGGTCAGCGTGATCTGGTTCTGCATCATGGGTGGCACCGCGATCGACCTGCAGCGCGACGGTACCGACATCGCCCACGCCGGCGGTCTCGAGGCGCAGCTCTTCGGCACGCTCGACGCGCTCCCCCTCGCCACCGTCGCCAGCATCCTGGTGATGCTGCTGGTCGCGATCTTCTTCGTGTCCGGTGCCGACGCGGCCTCCATCGTGATGGGCAGCCTCTCCGAGCGCGGTACGACCGAGCCACGCCGCAGCGTCGTCATCTTCTGGGGCGTCGCCACCGGCGCCGTCGCGGCGGTGATGCTGCTGGCCGGCGGCGAGGACGCGCTGACCGGCCTGCAGACGATCACCATCGTCGCCGCGCTGCCGTTCGTGGTGATCATGATCGGCCTCGCCGCAGCGCTGGTCCGCGAGCTGCGCACCGACCCGATGGTCGTGCGCCGCCGCTACGGCGAGGAGGCGGTCGAGCAGGCCGTCATCGCCGGCGTCACCGAGCACGGCGACGACTTCGTGCTCTCGATCGAGGCGGTCGACCCCGAGCCGGAGTCCTGA
- the rpsO gene encoding 30S ribosomal protein S15 → MAVGTDAETKKKIIAEYATTEGDTGSPEVQIALLSHRISHLTEHLKQHKHDHHSRRGLLLLVGQRRRLLNYLKKTEIERYRSIVERLGLRR, encoded by the coding sequence ATGGCAGTCGGTACCGACGCTGAGACCAAGAAGAAGATCATCGCCGAGTACGCCACGACCGAGGGTGACACCGGTTCGCCCGAGGTGCAGATCGCGCTGCTCTCGCACCGCATCAGCCACCTGACCGAGCACCTCAAGCAGCACAAGCACGACCACCACAGCCGTCGTGGCCTGCTCCTGCTCGTCGGCCAGCGCCGCCGTCTCCTCAACTACCTGAAGAAGACCGAGATCGAGCGCTACCGCTCCATCGTCGAGCGCCTCGGCCTGCGTCGCTGA
- a CDS encoding insulinase family protein, translated as MSTTSSTTAGQRTAGRPSAVSRAGASTRTLETVRDQSGQVTSLVRRTQLPSGLRIVTEQMAGARSASVGVWVGVGSRDETTKTHGASHFLEHLLFKGTSERSALDISIELDAVGGEFNAFTAKEYTCFHARVLSDDLPLAVDVLGDMITGSLIATHDVDAERDVILDEIAMHDDDPDDVVQNLLAELAWGAESALGRPIAGTTGSIEAMTPAQIKRFYRRHYAPANTVISVAGALDHAAVVRAVKKAFGRHGWLDALAAPAPPRTTTARRRPKVAAGDGRVDRPFEQVNLVLGREGLTRDDERRYALGVLNTALGGGTSSRLFQEVREVRGLAYSVYSFASHYADSGIVGVAVGCLPDRTDEVLAVVREQLRLIAEEGITEDELVRGKGQLVGGMILGLEDSGSRMMRLGKNELVNGEVLGIDEVIARIEAVTLDEVREIAAEVFGRPELLALVGPA; from the coding sequence GTGAGCACCACCAGCTCGACGACGGCCGGCCAGCGAACTGCTGGCCGGCCGTCGGCCGTTTCCCGTGCCGGGGCGTCCACCCGGACCCTCGAGACCGTGCGTGACCAGTCGGGTCAGGTGACCTCGCTCGTACGGCGTACGCAGCTGCCGTCCGGGCTGCGGATCGTCACCGAGCAGATGGCCGGCGCGCGCTCCGCGTCCGTCGGCGTGTGGGTCGGCGTCGGCTCGCGCGACGAGACCACGAAGACGCACGGTGCCTCGCACTTCCTCGAGCACCTGCTCTTCAAGGGCACCTCCGAGCGCTCGGCGCTCGACATCTCCATCGAGCTCGACGCGGTGGGCGGTGAGTTCAACGCGTTCACCGCGAAGGAGTACACCTGCTTCCACGCGCGGGTGCTCTCCGACGACCTGCCGCTGGCCGTCGACGTGCTCGGCGACATGATCACCGGCTCGCTCATCGCGACCCACGACGTCGACGCCGAGCGTGACGTCATCCTCGACGAGATCGCGATGCACGACGACGACCCCGACGACGTCGTCCAGAACCTGCTCGCCGAGCTCGCCTGGGGCGCTGAGTCGGCACTGGGCCGCCCGATCGCCGGCACCACCGGCTCGATCGAGGCGATGACGCCCGCGCAGATCAAGCGGTTCTACCGCCGCCACTACGCGCCGGCCAACACCGTCATCTCCGTCGCCGGTGCGCTCGACCACGCAGCCGTCGTACGCGCCGTGAAGAAGGCGTTCGGCCGCCACGGCTGGCTCGACGCACTGGCCGCTCCCGCGCCCCCTCGCACGACGACCGCCCGGCGCCGCCCCAAGGTCGCCGCCGGCGACGGCCGGGTCGACCGGCCGTTCGAGCAGGTCAACCTGGTCCTCGGTCGCGAGGGCCTGACCCGCGACGACGAGCGCCGCTACGCGCTCGGCGTGCTCAACACCGCCCTGGGCGGCGGCACGTCCAGCCGGCTGTTCCAGGAGGTCCGCGAGGTCCGTGGCCTGGCCTACTCGGTCTACTCCTTCGCCAGCCACTACGCCGACTCCGGCATCGTCGGGGTCGCGGTGGGCTGCCTGCCCGACCGCACCGACGAGGTGCTGGCCGTGGTCCGCGAGCAGCTGCGGCTGATCGCCGAGGAGGGGATCACCGAGGACGAGCTGGTCCGCGGCAAGGGCCAGCTGGTCGGCGGCATGATCCTCGGCCTCGAGGACTCCGGCTCGCGGATGATGCGCCTGGGCAAGAACGAGCTGGTCAACGGCGAGGTGCTCGGCATCGACGAGGTCATCGCCCGGATCGAGGCGGTCACGCTCGACGAGGTGCGCGAGATCGCCGCCGAGGTCTTCGGCCGGCCCGAGCTGCTCGCGCTGGTCGGACCGGCCTAG
- a CDS encoding polyribonucleotide nucleotidyltransferase: protein MTEPVISEVETVLDNGKFGTRTIKFETGVLARQAAGSVSAYLDGDTMLLSATTAGKHPKDHFDFFPLTIDVEERMYAAGRIPGSFFRSEGRPGEDAILACRLIDRPLRPTFKKGLRNEVQVVITVMALNPDTPYDVLAINAASLSTQLSGLPFSGPVGATRVALIEGQWVAFPTHSQLEKAVFDMVVAGRVTETGDVAIMMVEAEATEETIELVRGGAQAPTEEVVAGGLEAAKPFIKQLVEAQVELANVAAKPVQEFPIFLDYEDDVYAAVEAAAKADLAAAMTIGDKQERETRTDELKAGLLEKLGAEFEGREKEIGAAFRSVNKQVVRERILRDKVRIDGRGLADIRPLHAEVDVIPRVHGSALFERGETQILGVTTLDMLKMEQQLDTLSPETHRRYMHKYIFPPFSTGETGRVGSPKRREVGHGALARRALLPVLPSREEFPYAIRQLSEAMGSNGSTSMGSVCASTLSLLQAGVPLKAPVAGIAMGLVSGEIDGKTEYVALTDILGAEDAFGDMDFKVAGTKEFVTALQLDTKLDGIPAEVLAAALTQARDARLTILEVMGEAIDAPEEMSIHAPRIITVKVPVDKIGEVIGPKGKVINQLQDDTGASISIEDDGTVYIGATNGEAAEAARAAINAIANPTMPEVGERYLGTVVKTTNFGAFIALMPGKDGLLHISKLRGLAGGKRVENVEDVVAVGQKLQVEIAEIDDRGKLSLIPVVEEAAGEATDAAEESDEA, encoded by the coding sequence TTGACTGAACCCGTCATCTCCGAGGTCGAGACCGTTCTCGACAACGGCAAGTTCGGCACTCGAACCATCAAGTTCGAGACGGGCGTCCTCGCCCGCCAGGCCGCCGGTTCGGTGAGCGCCTACCTCGACGGCGACACCATGCTGCTCTCGGCCACCACGGCCGGCAAGCACCCGAAGGACCACTTCGACTTCTTCCCGCTGACCATCGACGTCGAGGAGCGGATGTACGCCGCGGGCCGCATCCCCGGCTCGTTCTTCCGGTCCGAGGGCCGCCCGGGCGAGGACGCGATCCTGGCCTGCCGCCTCATCGACCGCCCGCTGCGCCCGACCTTCAAGAAGGGTCTGCGCAACGAGGTCCAGGTCGTCATCACCGTCATGGCGCTCAACCCCGACACGCCGTACGACGTGCTCGCGATCAACGCCGCCTCGCTGTCGACCCAGCTCTCCGGCCTGCCGTTCAGCGGCCCGGTCGGTGCCACCCGCGTCGCCCTCATCGAGGGCCAGTGGGTCGCGTTCCCCACCCACAGCCAGCTGGAGAAGGCCGTGTTCGACATGGTCGTCGCCGGCCGAGTCACCGAGACCGGTGACGTCGCGATCATGATGGTCGAGGCCGAGGCCACCGAGGAGACCATCGAGCTGGTCCGCGGCGGCGCCCAGGCGCCGACCGAGGAGGTCGTGGCCGGCGGTCTCGAGGCCGCCAAGCCGTTCATCAAGCAGCTGGTCGAGGCCCAGGTCGAGCTCGCCAACGTGGCCGCCAAGCCGGTCCAGGAGTTCCCGATCTTCCTCGACTACGAGGACGACGTCTACGCCGCCGTCGAGGCCGCCGCGAAGGCCGACCTGGCCGCCGCGATGACCATCGGCGACAAGCAGGAGCGCGAGACCCGCACCGACGAGCTCAAGGCCGGCCTCCTCGAGAAGCTGGGTGCCGAGTTCGAGGGTCGCGAGAAGGAGATCGGCGCGGCGTTCCGCTCGGTCAACAAGCAGGTCGTGCGCGAGCGCATCCTGCGCGACAAGGTCCGCATCGACGGCCGCGGCCTCGCCGACATCCGTCCGCTGCACGCCGAGGTCGACGTGATCCCGCGCGTCCACGGCTCCGCGCTGTTCGAGCGTGGCGAGACCCAGATCCTGGGTGTCACCACCCTCGACATGCTCAAGATGGAGCAGCAGCTCGACACCCTGTCGCCGGAGACCCACCGGCGCTACATGCACAAGTACATCTTCCCGCCGTTCTCCACCGGCGAGACCGGCCGCGTCGGCTCGCCGAAGCGCCGCGAGGTCGGCCACGGCGCGCTCGCGCGTCGTGCGCTGCTGCCGGTGCTCCCGAGCCGCGAGGAGTTCCCGTACGCCATCCGCCAGCTCTCCGAGGCCATGGGCTCCAACGGCTCCACCTCGATGGGCTCGGTCTGCGCCTCGACCCTGTCGCTGCTGCAGGCCGGTGTGCCGCTGAAGGCGCCGGTCGCCGGCATCGCCATGGGCTTGGTGTCCGGTGAGATCGACGGCAAGACCGAGTACGTCGCGCTGACCGACATCCTCGGCGCCGAGGACGCGTTCGGCGACATGGACTTCAAGGTCGCCGGCACCAAGGAGTTCGTCACCGCGCTCCAGCTCGACACCAAGCTCGACGGCATCCCGGCCGAGGTCCTCGCCGCGGCGCTGACCCAGGCCCGCGACGCCCGCCTGACGATCCTCGAGGTCATGGGTGAGGCGATCGACGCTCCCGAGGAGATGTCGATCCACGCGCCGCGGATCATCACGGTCAAGGTGCCCGTGGACAAGATCGGCGAGGTCATCGGGCCCAAGGGCAAGGTCATCAACCAGCTGCAGGACGACACCGGCGCCTCGATCTCGATCGAGGACGACGGCACGGTCTACATCGGTGCGACCAACGGTGAGGCGGCCGAGGCGGCCCGGGCCGCGATCAACGCGATCGCGAACCCGACCATGCCCGAGGTCGGCGAGCGGTACCTCGGTACCGTCGTCAAGACGACCAACTTCGGTGCGTTCATCGCGCTCATGCCCGGCAAGGACGGCCTGCTGCACATCAGCAAGCTGCGTGGCCTCGCCGGTGGCAAGCGCGTGGAGAACGTCGAGGACGTCGTCGCCGTGGGCCAGAAGCTGCAGGTCGAGATCGCCGAGATCGACGACCGCGGCAAGCTGTCCCTCATCCCCGTGGTCGAGGAGGCCGCCGGCGAGGCGACCGACGCGGCTGAGGAGTCCGACGAGGCGTGA